In Bythopirellula goksoeyrii, a single window of DNA contains:
- a CDS encoding iron-containing alcohol dehydrogenase, which yields MTQANYSSATQIVSGAGKVAELGQLARELDVQRVLVVSDPGVIGAGHTGRGLESLAKSDLEAELFDGVQENPTTDNVAAGLAVAKEFHPELIVGLGGGSSMDCAKGINFLYSCGGRMQDYWGIGKATGPLLPMIAVPTTAGTGSETQSFALISDAETHVKMACGDHRAAFRVAILDPELTLTQPPRVAALAGFDALSHAVETYVTTKRNEISCDYSLRAWKELAPHYLQVIEEPDNLSARAHMQTGACLAGSAIENSMLGAAHALANPLTATYQIAHGESVALMLPHVVRFNGQECESWYEKLLAEIDGEPNCPRGGSTELADFLRNVANRAGLPATLHECGVEQDRLPHLAEAASCQWTATFNPVPVSRDELLKLYEQAF from the coding sequence ATGACACAGGCAAACTATAGTTCAGCAACGCAAATCGTGTCCGGCGCCGGAAAGGTTGCCGAACTGGGACAACTGGCCCGCGAACTTGACGTGCAGCGGGTACTGGTAGTTAGCGATCCGGGTGTTATCGGAGCAGGGCACACGGGTCGTGGTCTTGAAAGTCTTGCGAAATCCGACTTGGAAGCCGAGCTATTCGATGGCGTTCAGGAGAATCCTACGACCGACAACGTCGCAGCGGGGCTAGCAGTCGCCAAGGAGTTTCACCCCGAATTGATCGTCGGATTGGGTGGCGGCAGTTCTATGGACTGTGCCAAGGGAATCAATTTCCTCTACTCCTGCGGCGGACGAATGCAAGATTACTGGGGCATCGGTAAGGCAACGGGGCCACTACTGCCGATGATCGCGGTTCCCACTACGGCCGGCACTGGCAGCGAAACACAATCGTTCGCGCTCATCTCTGATGCCGAGACCCATGTGAAGATGGCCTGTGGCGATCACCGCGCAGCATTTCGTGTGGCAATTCTTGACCCCGAGCTTACCTTAACCCAGCCACCCCGCGTGGCTGCTCTCGCAGGGTTCGATGCACTTTCCCATGCGGTAGAAACTTACGTCACAACGAAACGGAACGAGATCTCGTGCGACTACAGCCTCCGCGCTTGGAAGGAACTGGCCCCTCATTATTTGCAAGTTATCGAAGAGCCGGACAATCTGTCCGCCCGTGCTCATATGCAAACGGGTGCGTGTCTAGCTGGCTCAGCGATCGAAAACTCGATGCTTGGGGCTGCTCACGCACTCGCTAATCCACTGACCGCCACCTATCAGATTGCCCATGGAGAATCTGTAGCGCTGATGCTGCCCCACGTAGTGCGATTCAATGGCCAGGAATGCGAATCCTGGTATGAAAAGTTGCTTGCCGAGATCGATGGTGAGCCCAATTGTCCTCGAGGAGGCTCCACTGAATTGGCAGACTTCCTGCGAAATGTCGCCAACCGTGCGGGTCTTCCTGCTACACTACATGAATGTGGTGTCGAGCAGGACCGCTTGCCGCATCTTGCTGAGGCCGCCTCCTGCCAGTGGACAGCCACATTTAATCCTGTGCCCGTGAGTCGCGACGAATTACTGAAGCTTTATGAACAAGCCTTTTGA
- a CDS encoding SDR family NAD(P)-dependent oxidoreductase, whose amino-acid sequence MSNYWQNKTCLVTGASSGLGLAIARSLATHGATVLLNARTKAPLEQAVEILAATGSNAIALPGDVTDQSDVEALASEVQERFGGLDLLCNCAGRSARGEAIDTTPENFQDLWEINFLSVVRMTRSFAPLLIDADGHLVNIGSLAGKVAPRYLGAYPASKFALSAYSQQLRIELGPEGLHVLLVCPGPIKRDDAGQRYADTSTVIPDAAQKPGAGAKLRGIEPAWLAERILAACEKKQLELVVPGKVRLLMAVSQLSPKLGDWILKKSTSG is encoded by the coding sequence ATGTCGAATTACTGGCAAAACAAAACCTGCCTGGTAACCGGTGCTTCCTCCGGATTGGGGTTGGCGATTGCGCGTAGCCTCGCGACCCATGGAGCGACGGTCCTACTCAATGCGCGTACTAAAGCACCACTTGAGCAAGCAGTCGAAATATTGGCGGCAACGGGAAGCAATGCAATTGCCTTGCCAGGTGATGTGACCGATCAGTCGGATGTCGAGGCGCTAGCGAGTGAGGTCCAAGAGCGATTTGGTGGACTGGACTTGCTTTGCAATTGCGCTGGTCGATCCGCACGGGGAGAAGCAATCGACACAACCCCCGAGAACTTTCAGGACTTGTGGGAGATAAACTTCCTTTCAGTTGTCCGCATGACCCGTTCATTTGCGCCTCTGCTGATCGACGCAGATGGGCATTTGGTGAATATTGGCTCACTGGCAGGCAAGGTGGCACCTAGATATTTAGGTGCCTATCCGGCCAGTAAATTTGCTTTGAGCGCCTATTCGCAGCAACTTCGCATTGAGCTTGGACCTGAAGGTTTGCACGTATTGTTGGTCTGCCCAGGGCCCATTAAACGAGATGATGCTGGGCAGCGGTATGCTGACACTTCTACTGTCATCCCTGACGCGGCACAGAAGCCGGGGGCAGGTGCGAAGCTTCGCGGGATTGAACCAGCTTGGCTCGCCGAAAGGATTCTTGCCGCCTGCGAGAAGAAGCAGCTTGAATTGGTGGTACCTGGAAAAGTCCGCTTGTTGATGGCAGTGTCCCAACTTTCCCCGAAGCTAGGGGACTGGATTTTGAAGAAATCGACCTCTGGTTAA
- the aroF gene encoding 3-deoxy-7-phosphoheptulonate synthase has translation MIIVMKRSASQEDIDTMIANVEGLGLKANVIQGTERTVIAAVGEERVAGISSLESGPGVDEVLPILAPYKLASRELKPESSTVTAGSLSVGNGTIGVMAGPCSVETSEQILACARAVKASGASALRGGAFKPRTSPYSFQGLKEDGLKMLAAARDETGLAIVTEVVSPDDVDLVSEYSDVLQIGARNMQNYRLLEAVGKSPRAVLLKRGPSATIDEFLLAAEYILDGGNLNVMLCERGVRTFESHTRFTLPLATVPYVQQRTHLPIVVDPSHGTGHTSLVTAMSKAAIAAGADGLIVEVHPNPDKAMSDGYQSMNFAQFEQMMTECRRIAEAVDRELGAMVAV, from the coding sequence ATGATTATCGTAATGAAACGTAGTGCCTCTCAGGAGGATATTGACACCATGATTGCAAATGTTGAAGGTCTTGGCCTCAAGGCCAATGTCATCCAAGGAACTGAGCGAACCGTAATTGCAGCGGTTGGCGAAGAACGCGTCGCTGGGATCAGTTCCCTGGAGAGTGGTCCAGGGGTAGACGAAGTGCTGCCCATTCTTGCACCGTACAAGCTAGCCAGTCGTGAGCTCAAGCCAGAAAGCAGTACCGTCACTGCCGGCAGCCTGTCGGTAGGAAACGGCACAATCGGCGTGATGGCTGGTCCTTGCTCCGTGGAAACGAGTGAGCAAATCCTTGCCTGCGCCCGAGCCGTCAAAGCATCTGGGGCCTCAGCCTTGCGTGGTGGAGCATTCAAGCCCCGCACCAGTCCCTACAGTTTCCAGGGCCTTAAGGAAGATGGCCTCAAAATGTTGGCGGCCGCTCGCGACGAAACCGGCCTGGCTATCGTCACAGAGGTTGTATCTCCCGATGACGTCGACCTGGTCAGTGAATACTCGGACGTCTTGCAGATCGGTGCGCGAAACATGCAGAATTACCGCTTGTTGGAAGCCGTCGGTAAATCTCCCCGGGCAGTGCTCTTGAAGCGCGGACCGAGTGCCACGATCGACGAATTCCTACTTGCCGCGGAGTACATTCTTGACGGCGGCAACCTCAACGTGATGCTCTGCGAACGTGGAGTGCGCACCTTCGAAAGCCACACACGGTTCACACTTCCCTTGGCGACGGTCCCCTACGTACAACAGCGCACCCACTTGCCAATCGTCGTAGATCCCAGTCATGGAACGGGCCACACAAGCCTTGTCACAGCCATGTCCAAGGCCGCAATCGCTGCCGGTGCCGACGGCCTGATCGTCGAAGTCCATCCGAACCCCGACAAGGCAATGAGTGATGGCTATCAATCGATGAACTTCGCCCAGTTCGAGCAGATGATGACCGAATGCCGACGAATCGCCGAGGCGGTGGATCGTGAGCTAGGAGCGATGGTGGCGGTATAG
- a CDS encoding PQQ-binding-like beta-propeller repeat protein — protein MSTLLSSLSSRVIVYYLLFAVTSLTVVESTCAEPFWNQFRGPNGDGETSATLPTEFSDTEKVTWKAAIHDKGWSSPVVWGKQIWLTTATEDGKKLYAVCVKADTGVIEHDILVLEVAEPRYCHPTNSYASCTPFIEEGRIYVHFGEYGTACLDTATGEKLWERRDFVCEDFRGPASSPVVAGDRLFLLFDGIDNQYVVALDKHTGKTLWKTNRDIDYGTEEGDLKKAYCTPTLIEVEGQQQLICPAAIETIAYNPEDGSELWRVHHEGMNAAARPIYENGLVYIAAGEGDMSLLAVAPEGTGDITESRVAWSTGKAVPHRSSQIVANDRLFMINDSGVISCLDALTGESIWVKRSTGEYWASPLLAGENLYFLSKEGLVLVIAAGDEYQLVAEKQFPAGFNASPAVIDDALILRSFTHLYRIE, from the coding sequence ATGTCGACTTTATTGAGTTCGCTCTCATCACGCGTTATCGTCTACTACTTGCTATTTGCAGTGACTTCTTTGACCGTGGTGGAAAGTACGTGCGCTGAGCCTTTTTGGAATCAGTTCCGTGGTCCAAATGGCGACGGCGAAACCTCGGCTACGCTCCCCACCGAATTCAGCGACACTGAGAAAGTCACCTGGAAGGCTGCGATTCACGATAAGGGTTGGTCCTCTCCCGTCGTCTGGGGGAAGCAAATCTGGCTCACCACGGCCACGGAGGATGGCAAGAAACTCTATGCCGTATGCGTGAAGGCTGACACGGGTGTCATCGAGCATGATATTTTGGTGCTTGAGGTGGCTGAGCCGAGATACTGCCACCCTACCAATAGCTACGCCTCTTGTACGCCTTTTATTGAAGAAGGTCGCATCTACGTCCATTTCGGTGAGTATGGTACGGCCTGCCTCGATACGGCCACTGGTGAGAAGCTCTGGGAACGTCGCGATTTTGTCTGCGAGGATTTTCGTGGACCTGCCTCATCACCTGTTGTGGCTGGAGATCGACTGTTCCTCCTGTTCGACGGCATTGACAACCAATACGTCGTCGCACTCGATAAACACACAGGCAAGACACTGTGGAAAACTAATCGAGACATCGATTATGGGACCGAAGAGGGCGATCTTAAGAAAGCGTACTGTACACCGACTTTGATCGAAGTCGAAGGTCAGCAGCAACTGATCTGTCCTGCAGCAATCGAGACAATCGCTTACAACCCTGAAGACGGCAGCGAACTCTGGCGAGTTCATCACGAAGGAATGAATGCCGCTGCTCGACCGATTTACGAGAACGGACTGGTCTACATTGCGGCAGGCGAGGGTGACATGAGCCTTCTGGCTGTGGCCCCCGAGGGTACCGGCGACATCACCGAGTCGCGTGTCGCATGGAGTACGGGAAAAGCTGTTCCTCACCGTTCTTCGCAGATAGTCGCCAATGACCGACTTTTCATGATCAATGATAGTGGCGTGATATCGTGTCTTGATGCGTTAACTGGCGAATCCATCTGGGTCAAGCGTTCGACTGGAGAATACTGGGCATCACCTCTACTAGCCGGCGAAAACCTCTACTTCTTAAGCAAAGAGGGATTAGTTTTGGTGATTGCAGCGGGGGATGAATATCAACTGGTCGCAGAAAAACAGTTTCCCGCCGGTTTCAATGCCTCGCCAGCGGTCATAGATGATGCACTCATTCTGCGGAGCTTCACTCATCTCTACCGTATCGAATAG
- a CDS encoding DEAD/DEAH box helicase: protein MSRLDELAAVTVPLAFPRVKTVGVTFPAAREMLASNAPKERVPKPTPATPPVVPLDEHVVEGGDLNETFVPTTCTRIRPPRDVVKLEDRLYYLLQPPLEQVFATATLEFPFRPFKYQFDGVAFLYPRNEAVLADEMGLGKTMQTIVTMRLMVQQGHIRRALLVCPKPLVTNWQREFSLWAPELPITVIEGKQSRREWLWENAREGVLLANYESLVRDRSCLDAIEEPFDLAVIDESQRIKNISGTTNEVVCSIPRKRSWALTGTPIENSIDDLLGIFQFVSPGCLRPQMKIPSIREAVGDYIIRRTKDQVLTDLPPKMFRDADVELTPEQQLSYEMAEKEGVIHLQELETSLTIQHVFELVIRLKQICNFDPITGASAKFDRLKVDLEECRASGRKAIIFSQWTKTLFELRDRLQEFGPLEYHGKIPSRQRDGVIETFRNDPSKHVILMSYGAGSVGLNLQFAGYVFLFDRWWNPAVEDQAINRAHRIGATGPVTVTRFLAAGTIEERINAVLEEKRQLFNAVFDGSTVRKQGLSRQEIFGLFDLRFPEPSGLEEAA from the coding sequence ATGTCGCGACTAGACGAGCTCGCGGCTGTGACTGTGCCTTTGGCATTCCCTCGTGTAAAGACCGTTGGAGTAACGTTTCCCGCTGCGAGAGAAATGTTGGCGAGCAACGCTCCCAAAGAGCGAGTTCCGAAGCCAACGCCAGCGACTCCTCCAGTCGTTCCCTTGGACGAGCATGTCGTTGAAGGGGGTGACTTGAATGAAACTTTTGTACCAACAACTTGCACTCGAATTCGTCCACCGCGTGATGTGGTGAAACTGGAGGACCGGCTTTACTATCTCCTGCAGCCTCCGCTGGAGCAGGTTTTTGCTACTGCAACTTTGGAGTTTCCTTTTCGTCCTTTCAAATATCAATTCGATGGCGTAGCATTCTTGTACCCACGGAATGAAGCGGTGCTGGCCGACGAGATGGGACTTGGCAAGACGATGCAAACAATCGTTACGATGCGGCTGATGGTGCAGCAGGGCCATATTCGTCGAGCCCTCTTGGTGTGTCCCAAGCCGCTCGTCACCAATTGGCAGCGGGAATTTTCCTTGTGGGCACCGGAGCTTCCCATCACAGTGATCGAGGGGAAGCAGTCCCGTCGGGAATGGCTTTGGGAGAACGCCCGCGAAGGAGTGTTGCTGGCCAACTACGAATCACTCGTGCGTGATCGCTCTTGCCTCGATGCCATTGAGGAACCCTTCGACTTGGCCGTGATCGACGAATCGCAGCGGATCAAGAACATATCAGGGACCACAAATGAAGTCGTGTGCAGTATCCCCCGCAAGCGGAGCTGGGCACTAACTGGCACACCAATCGAGAATAGTATTGACGATCTGTTAGGTATCTTTCAATTCGTCTCACCAGGTTGTTTACGACCGCAGATGAAGATTCCCTCGATTCGTGAGGCTGTGGGGGATTACATCATTCGCCGTACCAAGGATCAAGTCCTCACCGATTTGCCGCCTAAAATGTTCCGCGATGCCGACGTCGAACTCACGCCCGAGCAGCAGTTGTCGTACGAAATGGCTGAGAAGGAAGGGGTTATTCACCTTCAAGAGCTTGAGACTTCGCTGACGATTCAGCATGTATTTGAGCTGGTGATCCGGCTCAAACAGATATGCAATTTTGATCCTATTACCGGCGCCAGTGCGAAGTTCGATCGCCTAAAAGTAGATCTCGAAGAGTGCCGAGCGAGTGGCCGCAAGGCAATCATCTTCAGCCAATGGACGAAGACCCTGTTTGAATTGCGCGACCGGCTGCAAGAATTTGGGCCACTGGAGTACCACGGCAAGATTCCTTCTCGACAACGAGACGGCGTGATCGAGACGTTTCGCAACGACCCTTCGAAGCATGTGATCCTAATGAGCTATGGCGCGGGGAGCGTCGGCCTCAATTTGCAATTCGCTGGCTACGTGTTCCTCTTCGACCGTTGGTGGAACCCGGCAGTGGAAGACCAGGCGATCAATCGGGCACATCGCATTGGTGCTACTGGGCCAGTCACGGTGACTCGTTTTCTGGCAGCTGGCACTATCGAGGAACGCATCAACGCCGTACTTGAAGAGAAGCGTCAGCTTTTCAATGCCGTATTCGACGGTTCCACGGTTCGCAAACAAGGGCTTTCGCGTCAAGAAATCTTTGGGCTCTTTGATCTGCGGTTTCCCGAGCCTAGCGGCTTAGAAGAAGCGGCGTAG
- a CDS encoding four helix bundle protein, producing MAYESRFRLDDFELYKQARDFRKRLYVLINSLPSNERFALADQMRRAAISISNNIAEGHGRWYYQQNIRFCRISRGSIEEVIDDLNICFDENHASEDQLNSLKENALQLIARINSYIAYLRKSKQGIPDEP from the coding sequence ATGGCTTACGAGAGTCGGTTTCGTCTGGATGATTTTGAGCTGTACAAGCAGGCACGTGATTTTCGCAAACGGCTTTACGTACTTATCAACTCACTTCCTTCAAATGAGAGGTTTGCCCTGGCTGATCAAATGCGGAGAGCTGCTATCTCAATTTCCAATAATATCGCGGAAGGACATGGCAGATGGTACTACCAACAAAACATCCGATTTTGCCGAATATCGCGCGGTTCCATAGAGGAAGTCATTGATGACTTAAACATTTGTTTCGACGAAAACCATGCGAGCGAAGATCAACTAAACAGCCTCAAAGAAAACGCTCTACAACTAATTGCCCGCATCAATAGCTATATTGCCTACCTTCGAAAATCCAAACAGGGCATACCCGACGAACCATAG
- a CDS encoding transposase → MSFNLDPPPGFRGLHPALPVRVYTRNLPHWRQEGATYFVTFNLADALPTAKRNELAAMRREWEARNPPPRDEAAWNDYARTVFRKVEKWMDAGYGECWLAQPEYAVEFRRTILNFHGERYELGCFVIMANHCHMVIRPFASYELEDEVGSMKRLSAKFVNKRHKTTGSLWQAEFYDRIIRDTEHLYRVVQYIGANPQRAGIARSAWHRWINPAWQAAGWDFDRERSLGP, encoded by the coding sequence ATGTCCTTCAACTTGGATCCGCCTCCGGGGTTTCGAGGTCTTCATCCGGCTTTGCCGGTGCGGGTTTATACGCGGAACCTGCCGCACTGGCGGCAAGAGGGGGCGACCTACTTCGTTACCTTCAATCTGGCCGATGCCTTGCCGACCGCTAAGCGAAACGAACTGGCCGCGATGCGGCGAGAATGGGAGGCGCGGAATCCACCCCCGCGCGATGAAGCGGCGTGGAACGACTACGCGCGGACAGTCTTTCGTAAGGTTGAAAAGTGGATGGACGCCGGCTATGGCGAGTGTTGGCTTGCTCAGCCAGAGTACGCTGTCGAATTCCGCCGGACTATTCTAAACTTCCACGGAGAACGCTATGAACTGGGTTGCTTTGTGATCATGGCCAATCACTGTCACATGGTCATTCGTCCTTTCGCTTCCTACGAATTGGAAGACGAAGTAGGCTCCATGAAACGCCTGTCCGCGAAGTTTGTGAACAAGCGTCACAAGACGACAGGTAGTTTATGGCAAGCCGAGTTCTACGATCGGATCATTCGCGACACTGAGCATTTGTATCGCGTCGTCCAATACATCGGGGCCAATCCTCAACGGGCGGGAATTGCACGCAGTGCGTGGCACCGCTGGATCAATCCTGCGTGGCAAGCAGCGGGATGGGATTTTGATCGGGAACGTAGCTTGGGACCCTGA
- the pyk gene encoding pyruvate kinase gives MTILCTDFLPTSQSIVPPAAPSDRSSELGKLMDEYNLPLNRVEKARTKIVATVGPSCCEPSQLAILARSGVSVFRLNMAHAGPEQQQPHVDHIRQVSEDINEPLAILVDLAGPKFRLGELPDEGIFCGRDETFFLVKQNPSAANELVTSYQALVDELSLGDLVMFADGTVSMLVEELFPDRARLRVQQHGIIRSRQGINLPGVKLSAPAISVEDHQHAIWAAKTGVDFVSLSFVRSPDEVRTLKDIIRSNSSTARVIAKIEKREALERLEEIVAEADGIMVARGDLGVEIDVAEMPLAQKRIIRVCHEYHKPVIIATQMLDSMHESQRPTRAEATDVANAVLDGADACMLSGETAIGKHPRLAVEMMNRIAQVTEKSLEGLPIRQSAKKNAGGLHEVTAAVVRGAGTMAQSLNAKLVVVASHSGRTALALSQQRNFSPTIGVSSKESTLRLMCLYWGVTPLRNAPAENIEQLIKYTDEWACRVGLAAKGDRIVIVGGSHLTAGQGNKKMSSGVHDIVVVHEVEGTIA, from the coding sequence ATGACGATTCTTTGCACCGACTTCCTGCCAACCTCCCAATCTATTGTCCCGCCTGCTGCGCCTAGCGATCGTTCGAGCGAATTAGGAAAACTTATGGATGAGTACAATCTTCCCCTCAACCGTGTCGAAAAGGCACGCACCAAGATCGTTGCCACGGTAGGGCCTTCTTGCTGCGAACCCTCGCAACTCGCGATTCTCGCACGAAGTGGGGTTAGTGTCTTTCGTCTCAACATGGCACATGCTGGTCCGGAGCAACAACAGCCTCATGTAGATCACATCCGACAGGTGAGCGAAGATATCAATGAACCTTTAGCGATCTTGGTAGACTTAGCTGGCCCCAAGTTTCGCCTGGGCGAATTGCCTGACGAAGGAATTTTCTGTGGTCGAGACGAGACGTTCTTCTTGGTCAAACAGAACCCTTCGGCTGCCAATGAACTGGTTACCAGCTATCAAGCACTGGTCGACGAACTTTCTCTTGGCGATCTCGTGATGTTTGCCGATGGCACCGTCAGTATGTTGGTCGAAGAGTTGTTTCCAGATCGGGCTCGCTTACGTGTCCAGCAGCATGGCATTATCCGTAGTCGTCAGGGCATCAATCTGCCGGGAGTAAAACTCAGTGCACCGGCCATTAGCGTGGAAGACCATCAGCATGCAATCTGGGCCGCGAAGACAGGGGTCGATTTTGTAAGCCTGAGCTTCGTGCGCTCTCCCGATGAAGTCCGGACACTCAAGGACATCATCCGTTCGAACAGTTCTACCGCGCGAGTGATAGCCAAGATTGAAAAGCGAGAGGCCCTGGAGCGACTTGAGGAAATCGTCGCAGAAGCGGATGGCATCATGGTCGCCCGTGGTGATCTCGGTGTGGAAATCGACGTGGCCGAAATGCCCCTGGCACAGAAACGCATCATTCGAGTTTGTCACGAATATCACAAACCTGTTATCATCGCCACGCAGATGCTCGACAGCATGCATGAATCACAGCGGCCAACCCGCGCAGAAGCTACCGACGTGGCCAACGCCGTGCTCGATGGAGCGGATGCCTGTATGCTCTCCGGTGAAACCGCAATTGGGAAACACCCCCGCCTAGCGGTTGAGATGATGAACCGGATCGCCCAAGTAACCGAAAAAAGCTTGGAAGGTCTTCCCATCAGGCAGTCTGCCAAGAAAAACGCAGGGGGTTTGCACGAAGTCACGGCTGCAGTCGTTCGAGGAGCAGGCACGATGGCTCAAAGCCTGAACGCCAAACTTGTCGTCGTGGCAAGTCACTCCGGACGTACTGCCCTGGCATTGTCCCAGCAGCGAAATTTTAGTCCCACGATTGGAGTGAGTAGCAAGGAATCCACTCTGCGACTCATGTGCCTCTACTGGGGCGTCACACCGCTTCGCAACGCACCTGCAGAAAACATCGAGCAACTCATCAAGTACACCGACGAATGGGCCTGTCGGGTGGGCCTGGCTGCCAAGGGAGACCGCATTGTGATTGTCGGAGGTTCTCATCTCACGGCAGGCCAGGGCAATAAGAAAATGTCAAGCGGTGTGCACGACATTGTGGTTGTGCATGAAGTGGAAGGAACAATCGCTTAA
- a CDS encoding aldehyde dehydrogenase family protein: protein MITLPAIRWGKPYESLEVEEISHFLTGEPVAKVHTVGAGIIRRDARQARQAREALRELSPAELIEKCKQAGELFENGTLTVGDSQQAPTDFIAQQSATTGMPLSMCAANVTKNAFVLKNIDKILDALTRGLDLNILARGYGDEGRGVTVSYQAQTDVLGAVLPSNSPGVHTLWLPVIPLQIGLALKPGSQEPWTPYRVAAAMVAAGIPAEAISLYPGPGAELGGAILASHRRSMIFGGPQTIDQYAGNPQVQVHGPGYSKILLGDDVVDDWPQYLDMMVDSVVRNGGRSCINCSSIYASRHTAKIADALAEKLGPIQVLPPDDPQACLAAFTTPKVAPAVWNSIEKLIESGGARHATAKAGPRLIEGETCDYLLPTVLECDSPDSPAANVEYMFPMVSVVRCPQQEMIARIGPTLVGTAITNDESFLRDLIACTHIDRLNLGSIPTPQVDWLQPHEGNLIEFLYRNRALQVT, encoded by the coding sequence ATGATTACGCTTCCGGCTATAAGATGGGGCAAACCTTACGAATCTCTCGAAGTCGAAGAAATCTCGCACTTTCTTACCGGGGAACCGGTCGCCAAAGTCCATACGGTCGGTGCGGGAATTATCCGTCGCGATGCGAGGCAGGCCCGACAGGCTAGAGAGGCACTGCGTGAACTCTCGCCTGCAGAACTTATCGAAAAATGCAAACAAGCTGGCGAGTTGTTTGAGAATGGCACTCTCACTGTTGGAGATAGCCAGCAGGCACCTACCGACTTTATCGCTCAGCAGTCGGCTACCACGGGTATGCCGCTCTCGATGTGTGCGGCCAACGTCACGAAAAATGCCTTTGTGCTAAAAAACATCGATAAGATTCTCGATGCCCTCACACGCGGGCTTGATCTCAACATTCTCGCGCGTGGTTATGGTGACGAAGGTCGTGGCGTAACTGTTAGCTACCAGGCGCAGACCGACGTTTTAGGGGCCGTGCTCCCTTCGAATTCCCCTGGAGTCCACACCCTTTGGCTTCCTGTGATCCCTTTGCAGATCGGTCTGGCGCTGAAACCCGGCTCGCAAGAACCGTGGACACCCTACCGTGTCGCTGCCGCGATGGTCGCTGCTGGAATCCCTGCCGAGGCGATTTCACTCTATCCGGGACCAGGTGCCGAACTTGGAGGAGCCATTCTGGCCTCCCATCGACGCAGCATGATTTTCGGCGGTCCCCAAACGATCGACCAATACGCCGGAAACCCCCAGGTGCAGGTTCATGGTCCCGGCTATAGCAAGATTCTGCTGGGCGACGATGTGGTCGACGATTGGCCGCAATACCTCGATATGATGGTTGATAGTGTGGTCCGCAATGGAGGACGAAGTTGCATCAACTGTTCAAGCATCTACGCTTCACGGCACACTGCGAAAATTGCGGATGCATTGGCCGAGAAGTTGGGACCAATCCAGGTCCTCCCTCCCGATGATCCGCAGGCCTGCCTAGCGGCATTTACCACCCCCAAGGTCGCCCCGGCTGTCTGGAATTCAATCGAAAAATTAATCGAAAGCGGTGGCGCACGCCATGCCACTGCAAAAGCTGGTCCCCGCTTGATTGAGGGAGAAACATGCGACTATTTGCTTCCCACCGTATTGGAATGCGATAGCCCCGACTCGCCCGCAGCCAATGTCGAGTATATGTTTCCTATGGTAAGCGTTGTGCGATGTCCACAACAAGAAATGATTGCACGTATCGGCCCCACACTAGTTGGCACCGCGATTACCAACGATGAATCCTTTCTCCGCGACTTAATAGCATGTACTCACATCGATCGGCTTAACCTTGGTTCGATTCCCACCCCTCAGGTCGATTGGCTCCAACCCCACGAAGGCAATCTCATCGAGTTCTTGTACCGCAATCGTGCTTTGCAAGTTACGTAG